ATATACAGTTTTCCACCAGGTTTGAGGATTTTATAACATCCTTGAAAGAAAGATTTTACTTGTTTAGGAGAAAAATAATGAACCAAGTTTGCAGAATAAACAGTGTCGAACCTTTGGTCAATATTTTCAAATACTTCAAATGCATTTCCATGTATAATATTTATATGGGATTCTATAAAATCTTTTGAAAAACTAGAGTTCAACTCCCGCTTAAAATATTCCAAATTCTTTTGACCAATATCATTAACGGTATAACTAAAATCTCTGTGAACAGCTTTGTTTATAGCTGTAATGGCTTTTAAAGCTGTTCTACCTAACCCACAACCAAACTCTATAACGTTTCCTCCATTTTGAGCAGTTTCCAATACATTATCTCTAAAATTAGGCTCACCGACACGCAGAGGGGCTAAGTCGCAACCACAATCATTGTATACAGCTAGTGCACCTCTCGGTACTTCTCTTGGCGTTTCATAATCTAGAAATTTAGATATGGGGAAGATACCAAAAGAGGCTAGACGACTGTGGAATTCACTACCTGCATCATTTTGTGATGATGACGCCTTAGCGCCAAAAAAACATGCAAAAAATAATGCCGTAAACAAAGCACTTCTGTAGAAAACTTTCATATTCCTAATCCTTTCAAACACCTGCTGCATTATGTGGATATAGAACATCAACTCCACAAAGTCAATCCCCCACCCAGGGCTGTTCAGTAAAAGCTTGCATTTTAGGTAAAATTTAGCTTTAGTATTGTCTAACCGTAACAAATGGAGGTTAAGATGTTACTAGAAATTCTCA
This window of the Pseudomonadota bacterium genome carries:
- a CDS encoding class I SAM-dependent methyltransferase, with the protein product MKVFYRSALFTALFFACFFGAKASSSQNDAGSEFHSRLASFGIFPISKFLDYETPREVPRGALAVYNDCGCDLAPLRVGEPNFRDNVLETAQNGGNVIEFGCGLGRTALKAITAINKAVHRDFSYTVNDIGQKNLEYFKRELNSSFSKDFIESHINIIHGNAFEVFENIDQRFDTVYSANLVHYFSPKQVKSFFQGCYKILKPGGKLYIIALTPYPDKISMKFLKDNYASPWDMVYEYGKASFLESMIERAVIPILYEERITNNKQYQTSFVRGDYTRTFQDHIDSAFLDIKEENLEFPEDFPGWNLIPPHPESHKMNFFSEEILGRAIKKAGFEVTESSEFSESTELPEFELSRRAFVASTAFKPYVITQ